GTCCGTGGGTGACGTGATGGTGGCCGCCGTGGCGGCCCTGGCGCCCCGCGATGGCAAGCACCTGGAGCGGCTCCTCGAGGTGGCCCGAGGCGTCTGCGGCGCGGACATGGTCCTGGCCTTGCGCCGCATCGATGCCGTCACCGTCTTCGAGCTCGCGGGCACTCCCCATCCGCGCCTGCCTGCCCTGGACGAGTCCATCTTCCGCGGCACGCTGGGCGCCACCGGCTGCTTCTTCTTCGAGCCCGGGCAGACGGCCGAGAGCGTCCCCGAGGCCCTCCAGGGCGCCACCGCCCTCGTGCCCTGGGAGTCAGTGGAAGCCCGGCAGGGGGCCATCCTCATCGTCCGCGCGGGCACCCGGGCCTTCTCCGCTTCGGAGCGACAGGTCCTCGAGGCCCTGGCGGCGCTGCTCAGCACCGTGGCCCGCGAGTGTGACCTGGAGCGCGCGACGGCCACGCTGCGCGTCCGCGTGGATGCCATCACCCATGCGCTGCCCTGCGGGCTCATCTTCCTGGACCAGAACCACGCCGAGGCCTGGATCAACGGCCTGGCCGCGGCGCTGCTCGGCCTCTCCGAGGGACAGGTGCCTCCCCACGAGGTGGCCCTCTCCATGGCCGCGCTCCGCGAGCGCACCTCGAACCGCGAGGAGATCGACGCGCAGCTGGCTCAGCTGTTCCGTGGCGGCCAGCAGGAAATACGGGACATCCTCTGGCGCTTCCCGTCTCCCGGCCGTGTCTTCTCCGTCTCGTGCGTGCGCGCGAACCTGGGGCCGGCGCGGGGGCGGCTCTGGGTCTTCCTGGACGTCACCGAGTCCCAGCACATGCTCGCCTCGCTGGCGGAGAAGAACCTGGCCCTCGAGGCGGCCCGCAGCGAGGCGGATGCGGCCAACACGGCCAAGTCCCAGTTCCTGGCCAACATGAGCCATGAGATACGCACGCCCATGAATGGCGTGCTCGGCGCCGCCCGGCTGCTGAAGGAGACTCCCCTGACGGAGCACCAGCGGGAGTACGCGGAGCTGATCCACACCAGCGGCGACTCGCTCCTGACGATCATCAACGACATCCTCGACTTCTCGAAGATCGAGGCCGGGGCGCTGGAGCTCGAGGTCCACCCGTTCTCCCTGCACCAGCTCGTCGACGAGTGCGTCAGCCTCCTGGCCCTCCAGGCCTCGGAGAAGGGGCTGTCCCTGCGTCACGAGGTGGATCCCCGCGTCCCCTCATCCCTCATGGGAGACAAGGCGCGGCTGCGGCAGATCCTCGTCAACCTGCTGGGCAACGCCGTCAAGTTCACCCAGAGCGGTGGCGTCGACGTCCAGATTTCCCGCGTGGACGAAGGCGGTGGGGAGTCGCCCTCCGCCGTGCGCCTGCGCATCACCGTGCGGGACACGGGCATCGGCATCTCCCCCGAGCGCATGGACCGGCTCTTCCGCTCGTTCAGCCAGGTGGACGCCTCCACGAGCCGCCACTACGGCGGCACGGGCCTGGGGCTCGCCATCAGCCAGCGGCTCGCCGGGTTGATGGGCGGCTCCATCCGCGTGGAGAGCACCGTGGGCAAGGGCTCGACGTTCACGCTCGATGTCTCACTGGAGCGCAGCGAGGAGGCCGCCGTCGAGGCGCATGAGGCGCTGGACTCCTCCCTGGGCGTCCGCAACCCCCTGCGCGTCCTGCTGGCGGAGGACAATCCCATCAACCAGAAGGTCACCCAGCACCTGTTCCAGCGCCTCGGCTACGAGGCCCAGGTGGTGGGCAGCGGGCAGGAGGCGCTCGCGGCGCTGGAGGCCGCCGCGTACGACGTCGTCTTCATGGACCTGCACATGCCTCACATGGATGGGCTGAAGGCCTCGGAGTTGGTGCGCGCCGATCCACGGCGCTACGGGCGACCGCGCATCATCGCCATGACGGCGAGCGCCCTGCGCGGTGATAGGGAGCGCTGCATCCGGGCGGGGATGGATGACTACCTGACCAAGCCCGTGGAGCCGGTGCGGCTCGTCGCGGCCCTGGAGAAGGCTCATGCCGCCAAGGTGGGCGGTCCTTCCGAGCCGATGGCGGAGTCGGAGCCCCTGGCAGAGGAGCGCCCTCGAGACGCGGCCGCTCTCCCTGCCTTCGAGGCGGTGGCCCTCCAGCGGTTGGGGCAGCTGGTCAGCGATGACCGGGCCAAGCTCGGCATGCTGGTCGGCTCCTTCCTGAGCAACTCCCTCCGCCACGTGGAGGCGATGCGCCAGGCCCTCTCGGAAGGGGCCCTGCAGACGTTGGCGGAGCACGCCCACAGCCTTCGCTCGAGCTCGGCGCTCTTTGGCGCCCGTCGGCTGTCGTTCCTGTGCGAGGAGCTGGAGCGGCTGGCTCCCCTGGGAGTGTCGGAACAGGTGACGCACCTGCAGGAGTCCGCGGAGCGGGCGTATGCCGAGGCCCGCCAGGCTCTCGAGGCCGC
The DNA window shown above is from Hyalangium gracile and carries:
- a CDS encoding hybrid sensor histidine kinase/response regulator — translated: MRPKPPALPVVDASLGSLPPASSVGDVMVAAVAALAPRDGKHLERLLEVARGVCGADMVLALRRIDAVTVFELAGTPHPRLPALDESIFRGTLGATGCFFFEPGQTAESVPEALQGATALVPWESVEARQGAILIVRAGTRAFSASERQVLEALAALLSTVARECDLERATATLRVRVDAITHALPCGLIFLDQNHAEAWINGLAAALLGLSEGQVPPHEVALSMAALRERTSNREEIDAQLAQLFRGGQQEIRDILWRFPSPGRVFSVSCVRANLGPARGRLWVFLDVTESQHMLASLAEKNLALEAARSEADAANTAKSQFLANMSHEIRTPMNGVLGAARLLKETPLTEHQREYAELIHTSGDSLLTIINDILDFSKIEAGALELEVHPFSLHQLVDECVSLLALQASEKGLSLRHEVDPRVPSSLMGDKARLRQILVNLLGNAVKFTQSGGVDVQISRVDEGGGESPSAVRLRITVRDTGIGISPERMDRLFRSFSQVDASTSRHYGGTGLGLAISQRLAGLMGGSIRVESTVGKGSTFTLDVSLERSEEAAVEAHEALDSSLGVRNPLRVLLAEDNPINQKVTQHLFQRLGYEAQVVGSGQEALAALEAAAYDVVFMDLHMPHMDGLKASELVRADPRRYGRPRIIAMTASALRGDRERCIRAGMDDYLTKPVEPVRLVAALEKAHAAKVGGPSEPMAESEPLAEERPRDAAALPAFEAVALQRLGQLVSDDRAKLGMLVGSFLSNSLRHVEAMRQALSEGALQTLAEHAHSLRSSSALFGARRLSFLCEELERLAPLGVSEQVTHLQESAERAYAEARQALEAAISA